Proteins encoded by one window of Lathyrus oleraceus cultivar Zhongwan6 chromosome 1, CAAS_Psat_ZW6_1.0, whole genome shotgun sequence:
- the LOC127107902 gene encoding endoribonuclease Dicer homolog 3a, producing the protein MCSKTIADCVEALIGAYRAGGGLIASLHVMKWLGIDSELELSMVEEAIAAASLHTYKPKVNEIASLETKIGYEFSVKGLLVEATTHLSETEHGTGCYYERLEFLGDSVLDLLITWHLYQSHTEIDPGELTDLRSASVNNESFAQAAVRRNLHPHLMHSSGLLQGQIS; encoded by the coding sequence ATGTGTTCAAAGACTATTGCTGACTGTGTTGAAGCTCTTATAGGAGCATACCGCGCTGGTGGTGGATTGATTGCTTCACTTCACGTGATGAAATGGCTTGGAATTGATTCGGAACTTGAACTATCCATGGTTGAAGAAGCCATTGCTGCTGCATCTCTACATACATATAAGCCAAAAGTAAATGAGATTGCAAGCCTGGAGACAAAAATTGGATACGAATTTTCTGTCAAGGGACTCTTAGTGGAGGCAACCACACATTTATCTGAGACAGAACATGGAACTGGCTGCTACTATGAGAGGCTTGAATTCCTCGGTGACTCGGTGTTGGACCTTCTCATCACATGGCATCTATATCAGAGTCACACTGAAATTGATCCGGGAGAGCTGACTGATTTGCGTTCTGCTTCTGTCAATAATGAAAGTTTTGCTCAAGCTGCTGTTAGACGTAACCTTCACCCGCACCTTATGCATAGCTCAGGATTATTACAAGGCCAAATATCATAA